In a genomic window of Amycolatopsis japonica:
- a CDS encoding phosphopantetheine-binding protein, which produces MTIEQQSPASVFGTVAELLKELVGDTDVLGIEITPQTTFHEDLQLESIDLVTFASILAEFFGADVNLAEFLAEKDLDDVIELRVGDIADYVAARLGERG; this is translated from the coding sequence ATGACCATCGAACAGCAGAGTCCGGCGTCGGTCTTCGGCACCGTGGCCGAGTTGCTGAAGGAACTGGTCGGGGACACCGACGTCCTCGGCATCGAGATCACCCCGCAGACCACCTTCCACGAGGATCTCCAGCTGGAGAGCATCGATCTGGTGACCTTCGCGAGCATCCTCGCCGAGTTCTTCGGCGCGGACGTCAACCTCGCGGAGTTCCTGGCGGAGAAGGACCTCGACGACGTGATCGAGCTGCGGGTCGGCGACATCGCCGACTACGTGGCCGCCCGCCTCGGCGAACGGGGCTGA